In Parabacteroides timonensis, the genomic stretch TCATAATCCATGTAGATACCATGCACGCCAAAGAAATGTCCGTTAAACTTTTCATGCAGCCAGTAACGCCCTTCGGGTTGTATCATCCAATGTTTCCACGATTTATCGCTGACAATATCCCATCCGTTATAATTTCCGGAGATATCCAACGACCAGTGTTTGTTGAAAGCCACCTCAACACCCAGATTCGCCGTAGCTGTTGCATCATACAACACGTTCGACTTTACAGCCACTACCTGTGCCTTTACCCCCATCCCGACACATAAAGATGTCAGGAATATCAACAAGAGTTTGTTCATACTAGTTCTATTTAATCATTGATTCTCAATTAATTTCAGCTTACAAATATAAATAAAAAGAATGTCCCGATAGATAGAAATGATATTAATTTCATGCGTGGATTAAAATTATCCGTACCTTTGTAAGAAATAGTGTTACTAGTATATGATGAAGACTAAGTATTTTATATATATCCTACTTATCATCCTTGCATTCGGGAGTTGTACGAAGGAGGAGTTTAAGGAAGATGGGCCAAAACGGACTGTGTTGATGTATGTTGTTGCCAGCAATTTAGGATCGAATATCAACAAGAATATTGAAGATATGATCTCTGTCGCTACCCCAAAGAATCTGAATGGAGGAAATCTGATCGTTTACTATTCTAAGAGTGATAAAAGTGCGGAGCTTTATCAGATCAAAGAAGGCACGAATGGTATCGTAACCAAGCATCATATTGAAGATTATACTAACCAAAGTGCGATCGATCCGGAAGTGATGAAAAGCATAATCAGCAGGGTTGCAACTGATTTTCCGGCAGACAGCTACGGCATGATCTTTTCCAGCCATGGCACTTCCTGGTTACCTTCCAATTACAAGACGATGCTTAGGTCATTCGGAGAAGAGGCCGGCTATAACATGGAAATATATGAGTTGGCCGAAGGTATACCCGATGAATATCATTTTGACTTCCTGCTTTTCGATGTTTGCAGTATGGGAGGTGTCGAATGTGTGTACGAGTTAAAAGATAAAGCAGATTATATCGTGGCATCACCAGCAGAAGTTCTTGCTGCAGGATTCCCTTACAAGGAAGTACTTCCTTATTTATTTGAGACAAAAGCGAATCTCGACGGAGTGGCAAAAGGTTTTTACGAACACTACAAGAATAATGGAAATCCTTTTGGCTGTATTGCCGTAACGAAAACAAGCGAGTTGAATGATCTCGCCGCCATCACCAAGGAGATTATTACTGCTAAGGGAGGGGAAGAAGGTACTTATTCATTACCTTATTCGGATATACAGACATTATCCTACTTACCCAGCGCACCGACAAGGCTGTATGATTTGAGCGACCTTATAAAACATCTGGCTACGGACGAACAGTTTACCCGTTTCACGGATTGTATGGACAAAGCTGTAACAAGCAGGTACAGTACCGATTATATTTATTGCTCAAAAGGCGGAGATACGAAAGTCAACACTTTCTCCGGATTATCTATCTATCCATTACAGAAGAATTTGACTCAGTTGAATGACTGGTACAGAAATAATACACAATGGTATAAGGCGGTTTATCAATAAACCGCCTTTACTTTTTAAAGACTCAATGCTGCCTCCCGTATCTTTCGGCTAATAAAATTTTAACCGGTCATTAATATTATCGTCATTTTGCCAGAAACACTTTCTTATAAGTCTTCATTTGTCCACTAACATGATACAGTTCCACATAAAAGATATAAACACCTGTTGGCAACTTCCTTCCTGCGGACGACGAACCGTCCCAGGTAAGCTGTCCGGAAAGGCCCAATAGTTCATGGTTGGCAATTTCAGCTACACGCTGTCCGGCCGTATTGAAGACAAAGGCGCGGCAATTGTATCCCGGTTGATCCAGATAATAAGTTATCGAATAATGGTTCGAGCCGGGAACCCATTCCGGAGCTTCTACTCCGGTCGGCTGATCCGGTTCATCCGAATTGGGTATCTTCGACTGGGAGTTTTGATAACCGGGAGTTCCATAACCGGCAGTAGCAGACGCAGAAGTCCAGTTTGCTGCCGATTGTGTTTCAGCTTCGGAATCAATTCGTTCAAGAGCTACGCCTTTTTGGTCTTTTATGGAGGAAGCATGCCATTTGGAGGAATAGGCGACTTCATCGATCACTGTTTCATCCTTTGTACGGAATAATACAAGTGTAGAAGATGTATTTGCCAATATAGGAAGTTTGGGGATTTCAAACAAAGACAAGGGAGACAGGATCGTATAGAAATCGGTGACACCCGATTTGTTTTTAGTCAACAGCACATAACCATCCGGTTCAATCATTGAAGTAACAGACGATAAAGGATAACGGGTATTCAATGTGCCGTCAGCCTTACGGACAGCTACTGATAAGCCGGATAGCGGCAAAGAGCGATCAGAACGGTTATACAATTCTATATATTCACTGCCACCGGCAAAAGGATTCGGCAGAAGTTCGTTAATAATAAATTCAGACGGTTCAACTATAACGGAAGAATCATCTTCAGAATCATCCGGTTTATCCGGATCGTCAGGATCTTCTGAATGATCGGGCTTGTCGGGATCATCCGGTTCCACAGGTTTTTCCGGCTCGGTCGGTTCTTCTTCTTTACCGGACGAATTAACGGAGCCAGGCGTCCCGCCACGAGGATCGGAAGACAGATGCCAGTCACCGGAGGCGGAACGCTCCCACGATTTGGCAGGCTTTGCCTTATCGTATGTAACATCATCAATTACATTTCCCGAACCGTCCAATAACTGCAATTGTTTCCCCGCATTAGCCAAAGCCGAAGGGAAATTCTCCAACGGCACTTCCAATGCCGAAGGATCGACCTTTATATCCCGACCGGAACGATAGAGTACGGCATATCCTCCCGACGGCAGTTCAAACGTTTCTATCGGTTTAGCCTTTCCTCCGTATGAAAACTGCCAGCCCGAAAGCGTGATACGATCGACTGTCGCATTATGCAATTCCACATATTCCGTTTCCGGTAGCTCCTTCAAACCTTTCGGATCCGCCATTATTTCATTGATAAGGATAGAACCGGGAGCCGCTGTTCCTTTTTCATCATCTTTACCATTATCGCCATCCCCTTCTTCATTCCCCCCATCATCTTCTAACGTAAAATCCTCAGAGAAAATTTCCAATTCATTCCCTTCCAGATCGGTAAGACCACTGTAGGATATAGTATAATCCGTCCCCGGAACCATCTCTTTCGGGTATGAGGTATTCACAATGGTCTTCAATTCCTCATCCGCATACATGACCTTGTCAGCTTTACCTATTTCCGATATAGCAAAGCGGGCATTGGTAATATTAACCGGCAAATCGAACGTAAACCGAAGCTCCGACAAACTCGGAATATCAATGGATTGCAATTGCGGAACACCACCGGCAGGAGGTAATGGCTCTTCCGGCTTCGGATCGACAGGTGTTTCATCCGGAATCGTATCGGTAGGAGTAATCCGTGGAGAGACTTGGAGATTGTCTATCGCAAAATGTCGGTAACGGGTCTTCGTATATTCGATATTAAGGATAAACGGACCTTCTTCAACCGGATTCTTCACCGGATAAGAATCAGTCGTTCCTTCCAGCCGGAAGCAGGTATCCTCCTCTCTACGGGAATATAAAGTCCACACACGATTATCCTCCAGAGTCACCTTTATACGAAGAAAGATGGGTCCCTCGGTCAACCCGCTTTCTTTCAAAGAGAAAAGTGCCTGCTTCTTATTCGTCCGAAGACTGATCTTTTTTGCGCCGTCATGTCCTATCTGTACATAATAATAGGTGCCGTCACCCTCTGTATACAAATACAGACGAAGATAGTTACTTTCACTCGGGATTTCCTCCAGGCGCACATCAAACTCCCACTGCATAGTCGGAGCATAAGGTATGACACAGTTCAGACCGACTTTTCCGGGTTCTCCCTCCGCACCGTTCAGCCGCAACCAACCAGCCTCATCAATGATAAACTTATCACGATGTCCATTCCATCCGGCATCTATTTCCGGCCCATCAAACGTTTCTGTGAACTGTGCAAATGCACAAACAGGAAGTAATACAAGGAGAAAAAGAATAAATTGTTTCATAGCTATATAGTTTTGTTATAAAATTATCTATCTTTGCGCACTAATAGTTTACAACTATACGCGCGCCTTGATTTTGGATGCGGTAAAGTTATAACATTTTTTTTATATTACAATTTAATTAGTGCTCAAAATGAAAGTAGCAATTGTTGGTGTGAGTGGAGCGGTAGGACAAGAATTCCTGCGCGTACTCGACGAAAGAAACTTCCCGATGGATGAGCTTGTGCTTTTTGGCTCATCGCGTAGTGCCGGACGTGTTTATGACTTCCGTGGTAAACAGTACACCGTTAAGGAGCTTAAGCATAACGACGACTTTAAGGGAATCGATGTTGCTTTTGTTTCGGCCGGTGGCGGTACATCTGTCGAATTTGCAGAAACCATTACAAAACATGGTACTGTAATGATCGACAACTCCAGCGCATTCCGTATGGATAACGATGTACCTTTGGTAGTTCCTGAAGTGAACCCGGAAGATGCACTGAATCGTCCTCGCGGTATCATTGCCAATCCGAACTGTACTACCATCCAGATGGTCGTTGCATTGAAGGCAATCGAAAAAGTATCGCACATTAAGCGTGTACAGGTAGCCACTTATCAGGCAGCCAGCGGTGCAGGTGCAACTGCAATGGCCGAACTGATCAAGCAGTACGAACAACTCTTGAAGGGCGAAGAACCTACAGTAGAAAAATTCGCTTATCAGCTGGCATACAACGTGATCCCTCACGTAGACGTATTCACTGAAAACGGTTATACAAAAGAAGAAATGAAGATGTATAACGAAACACGTAAGATCATGCACTCCGATATCGAAGTGAGCGCAACCTGTGTTCGTGTTCCAGTTATGCGTGCTCATAGCGAAGCAACCTGGATCGAAACAGAACGTCCGATCAGCGTAGAAGAAGCTCGCAAGGCTTTTGCAGAGGGTGAAGGTATAATCCTGCAGGACGATCCGGCAAACAAAGACTATCCGATGCCTTTGTTCGTAGCCGACAAAGAACCGGTTTACGTAGGCCGTATCCGCAAGGACATCAGCAACCCGAACGGCTTGACATTCTGGACCGTTAGCGACCAGATCAAGAAAGGCGCTGCCCTGAATGCTGTTCAGATCGCTGAATATTTGCTTAAAGTAAAGAACATAGGATAACAATTTTGTAATCTTTCTATATAAAAGGGACGGTCTGTTGGAGGCCGTCCCTTTTGTTTTAAAAGTGGTGAATTCGCCGGATTGTCTTCTATAAAAGATAAAATGAGGGCTGTTTTATCTTTTATAATCGATAAAATAAGCCTGTTCAATAAAATATTTTGGTGATTTAACAACACACTATTCCATCCGGAGTGATCCGACAATGGAAGTCCTGATCCTACACGAATTACTCATATATAATACAAAAAGCTCCGATAACCCTAGTCATCGGAGCTAATTTTGTATCTGTGTCCTCTCTTCGCAGAGATACTGACAGATGAACTTTATTTTATTACTTTAGTATTAATATCTACCGCCTGTTCCCCCATCGCGGGTTACTTTGTAAGGGCGGTTCACGAACCGCCCCTACGCACGGTAAACAATTTAGAATTTTATTTTCAATTTGTAAATTGCTTATTTTACGATTGCTTTTATAGCAGCTTCGCCTTCAACAGCCACTACTACGATACCTGCCGGAGCAGAGATAGTAACTTCGTTAGAAGAAGCAACAGTGTTAGCAACCTGCTGTCCAAGTACGTTAGTGATCACTACGTTCTTGCCTTCAGCACCCTTAACAACTACAGCACCGTTAGTAGCAACTACAGATACTTCAGATGTAGCATCGATAGATTCGTTAGCAACAGGTTTCTGATCTACACCTTCTGAGATTGTAAATACGTCACCTTTATCAAAATCGTCAACAACTACTAAAGAACCGTTGATCCATTTCAAGTAACCATCATTAGAAAGATCTGCCGGAGTTTCAGCATAATGTTCTGCGAAATCAGCAGCTGTTTTGTAATGACCGTTACCTCCCAGATATCTCTTCCACTGAGTCTGGATTTTGAATGTCGTAGCAGATTCGTCTACATAACGGAATGCAAACTTAGCTACATTGAAGTCCGGAGTATCCATGCCTAACTTGATAGTATCGTTATCAGCTTTCACGATATACAATGTATCGTTTGTATGGAAACCAGAAACGAATGACAACTTAGCGTAATCTTCACCAGCTTCATTTCTGTCGATATACGGATTAACGTGGATATTATTGCTACCCCAAACGTTAGCTGTGTCGATCAAGTTAACCAGGAAGTCACCGTAAACTGTATCGATCTGGTTAGACTCAGTTGCCGGATGGCTCGGATTGTTGCAGTTTTCTTTGTGATAACCGTAAGACTGTCTTACAGCCAACAGATACTGATAGCAAGTATTTGCATCCAGACCTTCGCCACGATCGATATAAGCTGTGTCTGCGAAGATAGCTGCATTCATCTTGCTGAACTTCGGATCATTAATGTTTTCGATATTCAGGAAGCTAGTTGTATCTTTTACGATAGTAGTTGCATCTTTGCTGAACTGTTCGTACACCATTTCATCTTTATTGTCTGCACGAGCCAATGTGATCGTGTCACCCCATACATGGTTAGTGATCTTGTGATATTCAGGAGCTTCATACTTTTCAATAACCATGATTGAGTTATCGTCAGTTTCATACATACCCATGTTGATCAATTCACCAAAACCGTCTACTTCACTGTTGGCTACACGTACTTTGGATGAGTTAGCATAGCTATAGTCTTCAACAGTTGTTTCTCCTAACTGAATGATGTTATAAGTACCATCCGGCTGCATCTTCAAAGCGAAGTCTTCACCTTGTGCTTTAGTATAACCGTTCTTAGTATCTTCTTTACCCAAGACATAGAAATCAAATCCACTAGCTCTGTAACCGATATACTCGTTATTGCTTCTGTTCTTGAACTGATATTTCAAGATATTCAGAACTGCTTTCTTATCATCCTTGCCAGCTGCAGCAACAAGACCTGTACCATCTTCATTTACCTTAGCGAAGTGTCTTTCGATCTTCAATGTATCCGGTATGATGTTATTGTCTTTAGTTGTTTCTGCAAATTCGATATTCCAAAGTACAGCTGCACCTTCTTTGTCTGTAACAACGCCCAGTTTGTGAGAATCGCCATGGTTTTCTGCAAAGTAAACGTTATTGTTACCTGCGATAGCATGTTTCTGTCCCATGTAGAACTTATTGTTACGCAGATAGTTTGCAGTCAGACCAGACAGATAACCGTCGAATTCAGTTGCTTCCCATTCGCTGAATTTCAGTTTATCACCCTTAGTCAAAGGCATATTATCATCAACACCTTCTACAATATATTCGTTCGGTACGATAGCACCAGCTTCATTGATATATTTACGAAGAATGATATCAGTGATTACTTCTCCACTTTCACGGTTCATCAAAGAGAACTGAGTCAAAGAGTTTTCTGCGTCAGCAACTGGGGCAATGAACCACTGTGCTTCGGGGAATGTATCTCTTACGCTGGAAGCCGGAACGAATTCTGCGTCTCCATCCAACATAGCCAATGCACCACCTACTTTATATCTGTTATCTTTTGCATAATCTTCTCCTTTTTCTGTAACTTCTTTAGCAGTCAAAGCAAAGTCGATATTCCAGTATTTGCCCAACATACCTTCAACAGATACGTTTACGATGTTAGACAGTTCAAGAACGATAGTCGGATATTTTTCATCAGTTGCGATAGCTCCTTTAGTTGCAGTCAAAACATATTTGTCTTCACCCAACTTCATAACAAACAGTTCTTTTGTTGTTGTTCCATCGCTTACAGAAGCTTTATCAACAACCTTAGCATCTACACCTGCATAACGAGTGAAAGTAAATTCAGTCAGATAATTCTTCCATTCGTCAGCATCCTCTGATTGCAGGTCTTTATCGATCAAATAGAATTTGTCACCTCTACCCTGATCACCAACGTTTTCAATATCCCAGTCGTTAGCACCATTCTTCAAAGCAACATATTTGTCACCGTTTAACAAACGGTATTTACCAGCTGATACTTTTTCAGCTTTCAACTTGCCATTGAATGCATCCATTCCTTCGATTTCAGCATCGTCCTGAGAGATTGTCATACCGAAGCCTTCACCAAGCAGAGCGTTCAAAGCAGCAGCAGACATTGTAACTTTCGGTGATTTGTAGATACCGAAAGAAACAGCATCATCA encodes the following:
- a CDS encoding DUF3575 domain-containing protein, producing the protein MNKLLLIFLTSLCVGMGVKAQVVAVKSNVLYDATATANLGVEVAFNKHWSLDISGNYNGWDIVSDKSWKHWMIQPEGRYWLHEKFNGHFFGVHGIYMDYDISNSNFLSVMKKDYAYDGNGYGGGVSYGYQLYLSPHWNIEFSAGVGFIHFEYDKSAYPTTEDGSSAKYRNNYFGPTKLGVSITYIIK
- a CDS encoding clostripain-related cysteine peptidase; amino-acid sequence: MMKTKYFIYILLIILAFGSCTKEEFKEDGPKRTVLMYVVASNLGSNINKNIEDMISVATPKNLNGGNLIVYYSKSDKSAELYQIKEGTNGIVTKHHIEDYTNQSAIDPEVMKSIISRVATDFPADSYGMIFSSHGTSWLPSNYKTMLRSFGEEAGYNMEIYELAEGIPDEYHFDFLLFDVCSMGGVECVYELKDKADYIVASPAEVLAAGFPYKEVLPYLFETKANLDGVAKGFYEHYKNNGNPFGCIAVTKTSELNDLAAITKEIITAKGGEEGTYSLPYSDIQTLSYLPSAPTRLYDLSDLIKHLATDEQFTRFTDCMDKAVTSRYSTDYIYCSKGGDTKVNTFSGLSIYPLQKNLTQLNDWYRNNTQWYKAVYQ
- a CDS encoding lamin tail domain-containing protein, with translation MKQFILFLLVLLPVCAFAQFTETFDGPEIDAGWNGHRDKFIIDEAGWLRLNGAEGEPGKVGLNCVIPYAPTMQWEFDVRLEEIPSESNYLRLYLYTEGDGTYYYVQIGHDGAKKISLRTNKKQALFSLKESGLTEGPIFLRIKVTLEDNRVWTLYSRREEDTCFRLEGTTDSYPVKNPVEEGPFILNIEYTKTRYRHFAIDNLQVSPRITPTDTIPDETPVDPKPEEPLPPAGGVPQLQSIDIPSLSELRFTFDLPVNITNARFAISEIGKADKVMYADEELKTIVNTSYPKEMVPGTDYTISYSGLTDLEGNELEIFSEDFTLEDDGGNEEGDGDNGKDDEKGTAAPGSILINEIMADPKGLKELPETEYVELHNATVDRITLSGWQFSYGGKAKPIETFELPSGGYAVLYRSGRDIKVDPSALEVPLENFPSALANAGKQLQLLDGSGNVIDDVTYDKAKPAKSWERSASGDWHLSSDPRGGTPGSVNSSGKEEEPTEPEKPVEPDDPDKPDHSEDPDDPDKPDDSEDDSSVIVEPSEFIINELLPNPFAGGSEYIELYNRSDRSLPLSGLSVAVRKADGTLNTRYPLSSVTSMIEPDGYVLLTKNKSGVTDFYTILSPLSLFEIPKLPILANTSSTLVLFRTKDETVIDEVAYSSKWHASSIKDQKGVALERIDSEAETQSAANWTSASATAGYGTPGYQNSQSKIPNSDEPDQPTGVEAPEWVPGSNHYSITYYLDQPGYNCRAFVFNTAGQRVAEIANHELLGLSGQLTWDGSSSAGRKLPTGVYIFYVELYHVSGQMKTYKKVFLAK
- a CDS encoding aspartate-semialdehyde dehydrogenase, producing MKVAIVGVSGAVGQEFLRVLDERNFPMDELVLFGSSRSAGRVYDFRGKQYTVKELKHNDDFKGIDVAFVSAGGGTSVEFAETITKHGTVMIDNSSAFRMDNDVPLVVPEVNPEDALNRPRGIIANPNCTTIQMVVALKAIEKVSHIKRVQVATYQAASGAGATAMAELIKQYEQLLKGEEPTVEKFAYQLAYNVIPHVDVFTENGYTKEEMKMYNETRKIMHSDIEVSATCVRVPVMRAHSEATWIETERPISVEEARKAFAEGEGIILQDDPANKDYPMPLFVADKEPVYVGRIRKDISNPNGLTFWTVSDQIKKGAALNAVQIAEYLLKVKNIG
- a CDS encoding DUF6383 domain-containing protein, whose protein sequence is MNKKFSTLVAAILAAGAWTTLDAKVVGLTQPVAGSYFIGTEIASGGLGLNGLLGANGQTSDDTEIDGSETQWVLEDADEAGVYYLKVNVGGTDSYLTLSNTGSSVACALTEVGAISAPITKAEFTLNNGNLKLANKDDFGSNDGVKALTDPCLKLNAASLPEVVAQAGSPSTIVFGVYGADDVFPGLGEVTVDKDGKVNNLNIFLEKAKEGTVTASFYLQDTNNKYLYVDGDAVKTAEKAEATAAYSWKLDASGKLVSVAKERAKATAKFLSFEAGQPGAAGTWKLADAGVKATVDEATLKVNDGVIKTVSVSALAPVAADKITAQVNSDGGQSLALQTSFSKDEYYFIAGAADKAWKGNDDGTVTVDDPSSSIAYDDAAKNGTDALDAYLWKIVDTSANGLTRYQFKNKKTGLVADLNGVIDFIASNAYNGGMLLAKEKGQYLNEDLGVAGNDDAVSFGIYKSPKVTMSAAALNALLGEGFGMTISQDDAEIEGMDAFNGKLKAEKVSAGKYRLLNGDKYVALKNGANDWDIENVGDQGRGDKFYLIDKDLQSEDADEWKNYLTEFTFTRYAGVDAKVVDKASVSDGTTTKELFVMKLGEDKYVLTATKGAIATDEKYPTIVLELSNIVNVSVEGMLGKYWNIDFALTAKEVTEKGEDYAKDNRYKVGGALAMLDGDAEFVPASSVRDTFPEAQWFIAPVADAENSLTQFSLMNRESGEVITDIILRKYINEAGAIVPNEYIVEGVDDNMPLTKGDKLKFSEWEATEFDGYLSGLTANYLRNNKFYMGQKHAIAGNNNVYFAENHGDSHKLGVVTDKEGAAVLWNIEFAETTKDNNIIPDTLKIERHFAKVNEDGTGLVAAAGKDDKKAVLNILKYQFKNRSNNEYIGYRASGFDFYVLGKEDTKNGYTKAQGEDFALKMQPDGTYNIIQLGETTVEDYSYANSSKVRVANSEVDGFGELINMGMYETDDNSIMVIEKYEAPEYHKITNHVWGDTITLARADNKDEMVYEQFSKDATTIVKDTTSFLNIENINDPKFSKMNAAIFADTAYIDRGEGLDANTCYQYLLAVRQSYGYHKENCNNPSHPATESNQIDTVYGDFLVNLIDTANVWGSNNIHVNPYIDRNEAGEDYAKLSFVSGFHTNDTLYIVKADNDTIKLGMDTPDFNVAKFAFRYVDESATTFKIQTQWKRYLGGNGHYKTAADFAEHYAETPADLSNDGYLKWINGSLVVVDDFDKGDVFTISEGVDQKPVANESIDATSEVSVVATNGAVVVKGAEGKNVVITNVLGQQVANTVASSNEVTISAPAGIVVVAVEGEAAIKAIVK